GCTAAACATTATTAGTTCCCCATTATCTGCTAATGCAAATTAAATCCAATCAAATGAAGTGTATCAATTTAATCACCATTAATCGGATTAATTGGAGTGGCTATTGCTTTAGCCTATTAGATTAGTGACGTTAGTTGGACTATTAGTTGGACGCAAATTTTGGACAACGTTTGACGTATGGAGTTTGTAAAAactttattcgaaaattattaaatttacaaGGTGGGTTCTTAATACAGTTTCTATTAATTTACTACCTGCACTCATAATCATAACAatattttaagttattaatGTTTTATCTCGTATAAGTGAATTGTAAAATTCTTAATGAGATTAAATGATCTTAAACCTTAAACCTTTTAAGTTAGTTTAACCCTTAAAAACTGAAATATTCTCTCTTAAAGCGTTTAGAGTTACCCAAAACTAGCGTCCTTTTTGCGTCAACGTCTATTCAAACACGTAGTTTAATGAAAAGGAATAAAATCAGCTACAATCTGATAATTACTTTGAACTTTCTTTCAAAACGTATCTTTTTCAATGGCTATTTTGTGGGTAGCTTTCGCTAAACTACTTGATATTAAGGCGAATCAGGCGgacgaatgacaatcgttgccgccagcgtctggctctgtcgcgccgatacgtaagagcgatagagatagctagctacgataatagttatttgttatacaagggggcaaagttgtattttaacgccgagtgtggaattgaaaaacgagcaagtgaaaggattctatagttgaaccacgagcgaagcgagtggttcgagaatagaatcctgaacttgcgagttttttaacacacgagaagtaaaatacatttgcacccgagtgtaacacaaaacttttcccctcactatagcgaggaaactacaacgcaaaaaatgcgtttatcactgcttccagtagttcctcaggtggtaaatcatctttattactagattcacctacttttatcaattttaaagcagttaatttgactttattcaagatcaaattactttacccactagtggataaaatgcgtttttacccgctggtattaaaggacaaaacacgtgtttccgagctagtgaggggaaaagataattattatcgtaagcgtttctgCATTTGGTTCGGCGTATCCATAGGCGTCTAGCTTGAAAGAGTGTCATTTCGACTAGGTCGGCTATAGTCTATTTTTCGATCGCCCTGAAGCATCGACGATTCTCACTTCAGCtatacctttttagggttccgtagtcaactaagaacccttattttattataaatgagcttactcttggccacagactagccaaaggcaaagacgtggcctacgttggagtgagctcgcccagaaaataccacgccccgtagccgaatggcatttctgtgacacGAACGCCACCGAAATGCCGCAGaaatatagtctggctctgtcgcgccaatacacagaacgatagagatagatgtcttcgaaagagatattatcgtaaacttttcgtgaacgtttgtgcattcggctgcgcacactgttcacccttgatttgaaggtttgaACATTTGTCGCCTTGGCTTTATTTCATCTAGTACATTTTTGCAGGATATTGATCTCAAGCATGTTGGTCTACCTTCTGCTGTCCCTCATCACTAGAGTGACAAGTGAGATGGAGGGCTTTATAGTGGGCGGTGAAGAGCCTCGATTAAGGACTGGCCCTTCATAGCTTACCTACTAGCGGAGATGAGCGGCGAGTCAGTGAGTTACAAATATAATAGATACATGTgtacttatacatatatacaaacaTATACTCAAACCTTTTTCACCGGAGGGTAGgcctgagagaaaatacaaccagttttcatgttcgttcaacaagttttttggttaaaatagcgcctacgtgctctttggttcaaacatcaagctacttgtcatttgaatcggcaatatatttgaatcaacaagtcgattttataaaaacaacctgacacatattgttttaaacatacgtttggctgattcaaacggataaaccgcaacaagtcgaacttgttaaattctcaatgcaaatttctctcagtggcACAGGTCACTAAAATCTGATATGATCTTGACTTGACTAATCACTTtcgttacaaaaaaataaaaatgttataatatatTCTTACTCAGATTAACTAGGTACTCCAGTCCCGTGGTATTCAAGTCCAACAGTTTTGAACGATAATCGACTCCTCTTTCATGTGATTTGCTAAATTTAATAAGAGAAAATACGGAATTTTAATAAGTtgtagcaaaaaaaaataagaagttttgttacctacataattttattgctcaacaaaattgtgcaatatgttggctgttgagaccgattaccttagtcttgGAAGAACATTTTACTTTATGCTCTAGAGCATGAAGTGCGATTTTATGTGGTCTACGCACGACATAAATGTGCACCCTTTGAGCATGAGAAGTGAAAAGTCTATTTTAAACCGTCAGAAACTCATGCTTTTCCCAAGTGTCAAGCTAAGCCACTCAAGTATAAGTGATAAGTTAATGGAACACCCATAACCAGCAATTCTGTGACCCAGATAGCGGCCTGCGGAGGGACGCTTATAAGCTCTCAGACCGTACTTACGGCGGCGCACTGcctcgatgacgtcactagaaCCAAGAAGTATATCAGCCAGTAAGTGTACCATTACTATAGTCaacactgtacagtcaaccaattggaatcctaggccactgtagaactatgtcatagtgacgtcaggggcggctcactccgcgattccatcgccgcgctataagtacatgcgggcggccgcgagttcgcggcctaatcaggggtggctcgcattctcgcggaacgcacgttcgcactttctattgttacaattacaatacgtcgcgagtttttttaaaggttcataattatgcgatatccgcgtgtggaatggctaataatgcttagttaaataaacatcatgaataaaataggacaatcttacacaggtctactattgattatgtcatttatgcCCCACGGAAACTTTCAGTCAGGCTTGTGACGTtcggacttaaacaaaaatatataaatgctgtatatatacctagaaagtacccaagacttgaatataatagcttaacattttatctgagtattattttttttaatccataggcaaccctagcgtccgacgctgcgcacgtgcggctcgtttctttgtaatcattttgtaggcatttaaaaaggcggcatttcgtgaacttcaaagcagtgggccttctgtacttgtactattatatattctgtggtgacgttataaatcagattgtatgaaatctcttactgcttgtcattttgacatggttgtagagtggcctagggttccaattggttgactgtacatcagcagttctcgaagtttgtacatagccacgtcagaaAATTGTAATTGATCCTAAttgaataattaataaaatatggaTTCTAgaaaaccttaatgacgaaataaaacttactaaaatctcaattcatcagaAAAATccagtagccgaatggcatttctgcgacgccaaacgccgcaaaaacgctgcagaaatgtagtctggctctgtcgcgccaatacgaaagagcgatagagatagatagctacgaaagagatattatcgtgagcgtttgtgcattcagctacgcacactggttgCCATCTTAGACCGTTCTATtcaaccaaagacatatgtaacgcgcctctttcatatatttgatcgccagtgtccgagatgtgattcGGATATCttaggtctaagaaaaaaacttacctgAAAGACATAGAGAataaggtacggtgacctagatggcgttacacctttggggaacgctcggctggATGGCGctaatgttaatatttgacatttttacacatatcaaGATAACAatgtgggccaaattgtcaaaactgaagttcaaaagttttaagcttgtgtcgagagatagcagtctatgcactgtgattacacattttactttgacagtagctcTCTATAATAGTTGATCCCCTTTGATTCAACTGAAAGACACCAAACATACAAACAAGCGGCCCTGAACGATGTTACTCTATTGATATTCTATCAAAGCTGACAGTTCCCTCCTCAATATAGCTGTGCGAATCAAAAATTTTGTTAACAAACTTGCTCATATACGTTGTGCATCGGGGCGGGGCGTATCAAACAACTGAAGTTCATACAAGTCTCCTTAGTCAACGCTGCGTGGTATGGATGGACGCACGCTCGTCCCGCTCCGCTTCACGCCCGCCGTCCACAGGCCTtacaagcaaagaggatcgagtattatagagagttactgtcgaagtaaaatgtgtaatcacagtgcatagactgccatctcttgacacaggcttagaacttttgagcctcagttttgacaatttggcccatattcattattcatatgtgttaaaatgtcaaatattaatattatctagCGCCatctgagcgtaccccaaaggtgtaatgccatctaggttaccgtacctttttccgtatggtactgaggtatgtttttttcttagactttatttgtctatacggagttataccgggtgcccgctaattaatggacaaccttttaaccatcaagagggcaccttatactggtccagaaattcgacattaaggtttagtaaaagtcgcctggttttcgagattttcacacttttaaaattttatgtagtattaaaattttataaattgtgaaaatctcgaaaaccaggcgacttttactaaaccttaaagtcgattttctggaccaatataaggtgccctcttggtggttaaaaggttgtccattaattaccgggcaccctgtatatgtcTTTGTAATAAGTAACTAATTCTTCAACTATTTCAGAGTAAAATACGCTGTCTACATGGGCCACCGTCTCCACCGCAAAGCCACAATGCGTCGAGAGATGCAAGATTACACAACCCACGAAAACTACGACACTGACGACGTGTACTTCGATATTGGTGTCATGTTCCTGAATAGGCCTGTGCAGTTTTCGAGCACTATTAAGAAGGCATTGCTTATGACTCGTGAGATGGGACGGCATATGGGTCGAGAGGGTGGGTTGGCGGTAGCTGGTTGGGGAAAATTTGGGGTGAGACTTGACTGAATTTTTTTGCGCTGGTACcccagcggtaagtacgtgcgagtTTGCGACTATCGTTCCGGAgcttgcgggttcgaaccccggctcgcaccaatgttTTTAGGAATTTAtgcgcgaaatgtcatttgatatttgccagtcgctcttcggtgaaggaaaacatcgtgaggaaaccggactaattccaataaggtctagtttacccttcgagttggaaggtcggatggcagtcgctttcgtaataacctaaccacaaaattaaaattttgaaaaaaaaccccgaccgcgacatagtggaccactaactcagctttcaaataaaaaaaaacgaaatcgaaatcggttcacccgttcgggagctacagtgccacagacagacacacagacagacagacagacagacaaacagacagacagacagacacacagaaggacacgtcaaacttataacaccccgtcgtttttgcgtcgggggttaaaaactgcctacgccaaatattgggattatctgtcaaagcggaccccaggctcccgtgagccgtggcacatgccgggataacgcaaggaggattaaGATGACCCAGGAGGATCCTACTGGGCCGGGAGAGCCAAGTGGGTAGGTATGTCCGACTCCCACGGATTAAACCCCCTGGGGTGTTCCGACGCTCGGGCATTGGGTGG
This genomic stretch from Leguminivora glycinivorella isolate SPB_JAAS2020 chromosome Z, LegGlyc_1.1, whole genome shotgun sequence harbors:
- the LOC125241333 gene encoding venom prothrombin activator omicarin-C catalytic subunit-like, whose amino-acid sequence is MSGESIAACGGTLISSQTVLTAAHCLDDVTRTKKYISQVKYAVYMGHRLHRKATMRREMQDYTTHENYDTDDVYFDIGVMFLNRPVQFSSTIKKALLMTREMGRHMGREGGLAVAGWGKFGEETAGSEFLKTLKQTLLDQELCYLYINETERAPGIICGAKRGQVNSTEYAFSGDSGGPLARPRDQRLAGLVSWRMESFGVTVYTSVPYFYDWIEATQFSLFRKNCPKRG